In the genome of Urocitellus parryii isolate mUroPar1 chromosome 7, mUroPar1.hap1, whole genome shotgun sequence, the window cactgagctacatacccatcccctcttttttttttttcttttctctttttaaatagggtctggctaaattgtccaggctggcctcaaatttgctagTCTTGGCTTCCCAATAGCTAGGATAACAAGCATGAGCTATCACCCATGGCTTGAAGATAAGGATTCTTAAAAGAGGCAATAATACTTGGTGACCAAAAGTAGGATCATTTAGCAACTATCAGTGCAACAGATTACAGAAATGAGAGTACTGACAAttaagttcttcttcttcttcttctttttttatggtactgaggctcaaacccagggtctcatgtatCTGAGaaaagtgctctcccactgagctacatcccagcctgaCAATGAAATTCTTTGGGAAATTATCttactattctcctgcctcagtctcccaagacactgggattatgaGTGTGTACCACCTCACCCAGCCCTGAGTACACCTGTAATTAAGTAAGAATACATAAAAtagtcatgtattttaaaaactaaataatcaAGGACAGATGATATAACTAACATCTTGCAAAAATAGCTAGAATATCAAAGATTACAACCTAGGAGACACTTGGAGTTGGACTGTAAACAACACACATTAATAAGCTTGAGATCTCCAGGGTGGGAAATGAAGTCTGTAAAAGCAAATTATCATCACTAAATATCCAACCTCTTAGCACTATGCCCAATTCAAAACTACAAAAAGTAAAGTAtcaactgggtatggtggtgcacacctgtaatctcagctcctCAGGAGGACTGGAAGTTCAagacctcagcaatttagtgagatcctgttcaaaatgaaaatgaaaaagggttaaggatatacctcagtggtagagtacatctgggttcagttcccagtaccagaaagggaaagagaaaaaaaaataaggcataaTCATTATCCTGTATACTCAAAGTGTTCTATTAAATGCTATGTCTCTCCTAATAAGATACTCTGCTCCTTTGAATACATggtaatgtaaattaaaaaataaacatgctggggctggggttgtggctcagtggtagagtgcttgcctagcatgtttgaggcactgagtatgatcctcagcaccacataaatgtaaaataaagatgttgtgtccacttaaaactaaaaaataaatattaataaaataaacatgctaTATGTTGTTCAcatgatttcttctttaactgtagatataaaacaaaagaacaaaaaattaaaagttatttttttccctagtacAGTCTATTATATAGACTGCATGTTGCTGCCTCTATAAGAGTATGATGGTATGTAAAGGGGAAATTCGGACACATAAACCTGGGAATATCTGGGAAACAGCACATGTATAGGATATCTATGCAGATTTATatatccctccctccttccttttgcACATAAGTATCCTACTTTAAGTTTGTAAAGAATAGATCAGTGGTTCACAAAATGTGGTCCTCTGACCAAGGGCATCACCATTAACCACAGAACTTGTTATAAATACAAATTCTTGAGTTGGAGCCCAGACCTATAGAATGAGAACCTGGAGGAAtggtagaggaagggaaagggaggcaaTCTGTACCTTAAAAAGACTTCAAGGTGATATGATGTACCCTAAAACGTGAGAACCAATGGACCAGAAAAATTAGATCGAGAGTCTCAGAACTCAAGAATTTACACTTCTAACAAAACCAGTGTCACCAGCTGTCCGTAGACTGTGTGTGGATTGTGTTACACATAGTAGCCTCTTGAGGGGATAGGCTTGGCTCTGCAAACTCCCTGTCAGGGACTGAATACATGACACAGGTGCCGCTCCGCCTTAGCTCTGCCTAAAATCCCACACACCACCTGAGATGGATGTGACTCACCatgatgtcaatcaatctgctgaccaggAGACATTACTAaacaagactccacccttgaaaccttatccccctCTGATGTCTCtgctataaaataaagaaaacttgagGGCTCATCGTCTCTTTTCCAGGGTTCTGTCCAGTGtggaagctgacccttaaggtcGAAGAGCTGTCTCTCCCTCAATTGGAAAACTTTTGAAAACTACTCTCTGTGTGTCTTTTCTTGGCTTTCTTAGCCAGCTCTTTTAAACCAAGTTCATGTTGTCTGTGTGGGTCATTGGCGAGAAAACAGAACATTTAACATCAATTAAAATGACATAGCGCTCTCTTCGGTCTCGGGCCTAAGTCGCGGAGACATGGCTAAGCGCACTAAGAAAGTCGGAATCGTCGGTAAATATGGGACCCGCTACGGTGCCTCCCTCcggaaaatggtgaagaaaatcGAAATCAGCCAGCACGCCAAGTACACATGTTCCTTCTGTGGCAAAACCAAGATGAAGAGACGGGCTGTGGGGATCTGGCACTGTGGTTCCTGCATGAAAACAGTGGCTGGTGGTGCCTGGACCTACAACACCACTTCTGCTGTCACAGTCAAGTCTGCAATCAGAAGACTGAAGGAATTGAAAGACCAGTAGAAAGTTCTACCATATAGCAAAATTGTGGTTTGTTTGTTAATTGTATTAACTGGATATTCTGATGTTAATTGCATTAATATTGCCCTTTCAAAAGATTTGTAAATTGAAGCCCTTCTAATTTGGATTGGAAAATTTTGCTAGATGGGTTATTGTAATTCAggtctttttttcttcagtagtCAGATGATAACGGCAGGAAACTAAGTCTTATGGCTTAGTATATactcagctttttttgtttttttaaaacactgttcAACTACTCCGAGATACATTGATATTgtacaaaatttgttttaaaggtaaaatatgctaaaatacaCAAAGGATATACATAAATTGCCTCTCTTGGTGTTTCATTTGAGTGCACATGAACATGTGAAACAGTTGTATAACAAATTTTGAATGTGTCTGCCATccttttgtttagttttcacaCAAGGGTTCATAGATTGAATTCAATTTCATATAGATTGTAACAAAAGTGTAAGTTCCTTGGAGGAGTTTACTAGTTACGATTAGTTCTGGTGGTTATTATCTCTTTCTCAGCCATGTCTAAGCAGCCATCTGTGGTAGGGACTCCAAAATCAGTAATTCTTCATGAATGTAAAGGTTATAAAACATGGATTTCCTTTACTGTTAGAATAAAGACCTTTGTGACttttctggaataaaaaaaaaaaaaatgacgtAGCAATGGATCTTAGGAAATAACCTAGGAGGTAGACACAAAGCAATATTAAATGCTTTCTAGTAAACCCTATTGGCTTCTGTTCCTGTCCACACtatttttcataaaacaataTTTCACAGAATTGACAGAATATAACTGTTGCagttattttactatttttgattttattttcttaatatttatttttaagagacaggatcttgctatgttgtctaGGCTGctcctgaactcctgggctcaagttatcttgtcttagcctcccaagtagctgaactAGAGGTATATTGATATTATATGAACACAgagatatataataatatatttttataatctacTCACAATTACAAGGAAGCAGTCATGGGAAAAACATGAAGCAACTATAATACTCATTCCTTATTGTTTTAAGAAGGTCAACATAACCTAAGTAAGCAGATACTATCAAAAGTCATCTTTTAGGAATAGAATTGTCTTAAATATGCAGGTTCTTAAAAACTAAGTGTTTGAGACgcgcacagtggcacacgcctgtaatcccagtggcttgggaagctgaggcaggagaatcgcaagctCAAAagtagcctcagcaaaagctaggcactaagctcagtgaggccctctctctaaagaaaatacaaagtagggctggctctctggtcaagtgcccctgaattcaatttccagtaccaaacaa includes:
- the LOC144255856 gene encoding large ribosomal subunit protein eL43; the protein is MAKRTKKVGIVGKYGTRYGASLRKMVKKIEISQHAKYTCSFCGKTKMKRRAVGIWHCGSCMKTVAGGAWTYNTTSAVTVKSAIRRLKELKDQ